One genomic window of Bactrocera dorsalis isolate Fly_Bdor chromosome 4, ASM2337382v1, whole genome shotgun sequence includes the following:
- the LOC105223004 gene encoding uncharacterized protein LOC105223004, translating to MDSILKLPDEVLIRICKMLDRDVQEYRWANVCKRFQYIYFQFFHNWAELNDNLAQNFGHLIGTDEFPLSIIKTLNLSKSKCTKVFLNKLRDCHKEIEEAKLFSFTDEFLAELLPLPNLKKLICIGTNDLRGSSLIDLNSLTELHIHTNKFFDPENLLQIAYHNPLKTLVMPNDPQMFSNRYAFELVENLKNVEELVTEFNPCKSWQLIGTLPKLKKLELWDFHSCECELCLEDPNSCEVCGSQYPMPSFDELYKRNQLEELVIWQRKVSELHQKINRNSKLTNLQRLNSYKAYGSQHAIFFDELCKRNQPEKLWSFDRKVTEQHLLRISELTNLPGLNSHKACRSQHAMLFFDELCKRNQLEELVFGESKVSEQHLLRISELTNLQRLKFCITSMPKPLSLDGFKDLVNLEELQLVACYEVNTEGSLELIRRCQKLKILNFCFAFGITVNFLTEANDILSQRQPPSTEPLTLTFHSPEIFQTFQTLEKPLPFLKFITVTRKYVEAEEDYLKREEDIVSQTDVEGDSLNRKFRVMNMGSDQTEFEFKVKCTSN from the exons ATGGATTCCATACTTAAACTACCGGATGAGGTCTTGATACGGATTTGCAAAATGTTGGACCGCGATGTGCAGGAATACCGCTGGGCTAATGTTTGTAAACGTTTTCAGTATATCTACTTTCAATTCTTCCACAATTGGGCTGAATTAAATGACAATTTGGCGCAAAATTTCGGTCACCTCATCGGCACCGACGAGTTTCCGCTGAGCATCATAAAGACACTCAATTTGTCGAAGTCCAAATGTACGAAAGTCTTTTTAAACAAACTACGTGATTGCCATAAGGAGATTGAAGAGGCGAAGCTCTTTTCATTCACCGACGAGTTCTTGGCTGAACTTttaccattgccaaatctgAAGAAGCTGATCTGCATCGGCACTAATGATTTGAGAG GCAGCAGCTTGATAGATCTCAACAGTCTCACGGAGCTACACATACACACTAACAAATTCTTCGATCCGGAAAATCTGCTGCAAATAGCCTACCACAATCCACTGAAGACGCTCGTAATGCCCAATGATCCACAGATGTTTTCAAATAGGTATGCCTTTGAATTGGTCGAAAATCTGAAAAACGTCGAAGAGCTTGTGACTGAGTTTAATCCCTGTAAATCTTGGCAACTGATCGGCACGTTACCGAAACTGAAAAAGCTCGAACTCTGGGATTTCCACAGTTGTGAGTGTGAGCTGTGTTTGGAGGACCCCAATTCATGCGAAGTATGCGGAAGCCAATATCCCATGCCCTCCTTTGACGAGTTGTACAAGAGGAATCAGCTAGAAGAATTGGTGATTTGGCAGAGGAAAGTGTCTGAGCTACATCAGAAAATCAACAGAAATTCGAAGCTGACAAATTTGCAGCGTTTGAATTCATACAAAGCATACGGCAGCCAACATGCCATCTTCTTTGACGAATTGTGCAAGAGGAATCAGCCAGAAAAATTGTGGAGTTTCGACAGGAAAGTGACTGAGCAACATCTCTTAAGAATTTCGGAGCTGACAAATTTGCCGGGTTTGAATTCACACAAAGCATGCCGCAGCCAACATGCCATGCTCTTCTTTGACGAATTGTGCAAGAGGAATCAGCTAGAAGAATTGGTGTTTGGGGAAAGTAAAGTGTCTGAGCAACATCTCTTAAGAATTTCGGAGCTGACAAATTTGCAGCGTTTGAAGTTCTGCATAACCTCTATGCCAAAACCCCTATCATTAGATGGTTTCAAAGATTTGGTTAATTTGGAAGAGCTACAACTCGTTGCCTGTTATGAAGTGAATACGGAGGGGTCACTTGAGCTAATAAGGAGATGTCAGAAACTGAAAATACTGaacttttgctttgctttcggCATAACTGTGAACTTTCTTACGGAGGCAAATGATATCTTAAGCCAAAGACAACCGCCATCAACGGAACCTTTGACCTTGACATTCCACAGTCCTGAGATCTTTCAG acaTTTCAAACTCTTGAAAAACCGCttccatttctaaaatttataacGGTAACAAGAAAGTATGTAGAGGCCGAAGAAGATTATTTGAAAAGAGAGGAGGATATTGTGAGTCAAACGGATGTTGAGGGCGACTCCTTGAATAGGAAATTCCGTGT CATGAACATGGGCTCGGATCAAACGGAATTTGAATTCAAAGTTAAATGCACGTCAAACTAA